The following are encoded together in the Malaya genurostris strain Urasoe2022 chromosome 3, Malgen_1.1, whole genome shotgun sequence genome:
- the LOC131438644 gene encoding CCR4-NOT transcription complex subunit 7 has protein sequence MPSAVGGGGGGNHTGGGTGGGGGNGNNMNTQSNEECGIRDVWRHNLDEEFRTIRHIVQKYHYVAMDTEFPGVVARPVGEFRSSADYQYQFLRCNVDLLRIIQLGLTFMDEEGRTPPGFSTWQFNFKFNLNEDMYAQDSIDLLQNSGIQFKKHEEDGIDPLDFAELLMTSGIVLMDNIKWLSFHSGYDFGYLLKLLTDQNLPAEESDFFELLRIYFPTIYDVKYLMKSCKNLKGGLQEVADQLELRRVGPQHQAGSDSLLTGMAFFKMREMFFEDNIDNAKYCGHLYGLGTSFIVNGSSNTINSSTNNSSSTTLGTNVNTNVTSGTGTGGNSNSGSTNSTVNNNNNANNNNNSNTNSGSNTNYHDNGETNTTS, from the exons ATGCCATCGGCGGTTGGCGGTGGCGGCGGTGGAAATCATACTGGAGGAGGAACAGGCGGAGGCGGAGGAAATGGCAATAACATGAATACACAATCGAACGAAGAATGTGGCATACGGGACGTTTGGCGGCACAATCTGGACGAAGAGTTCCGCACGATTCGGCATATCGTACAGAAGTATCACTACGTGGCGATGGATACCGAGTTCCCGGGCGTGGTAGCTCGGCCGGTGGGTGAATTTCGCTCCTCGGCAGACTATCAGTATCAGTTTTTGCGCTGCAATGTCGATCTTCTGAGAATCATCCAGTTGGGACTGACGTTCATGGACGAGGAAGGTCGTACGCCGCCAGGGTTTTCAACTTGGCAGTTTAATTTCAAGTTCAATCTAAACGAGGACATGTATGCCCAGGATTCTATCGACCTACTGCAAAATTCTGGCATACAGTTTAAAAAACACGAGGAAGACGGGATCGACCCGTTAGATTTTGCCGAACTCTTGATGACCTCCGGTATCGTACTGATGGATAACATCAAGTGGCTCAGCTTTCACTCTGGGTACGATTTTGGGTATCTGCTGAAACTTTTAACAGACCAGAATCTGCCTGCGGAAGAAAGTGATTTTTTCGAACTACTGCGAATCTACTTCCCGACGATCTATGACGTTAAATATCTGATGAAGAGTTGCAAGAATCTGAAGGGTGGCTTGCAGGAGGTCGCCGATCAGCTGGAACTAAGACGCGTGGGACCGCAACATCAGGCCGGGTCGGATTCACTTCTCACCGGGATGGCGTTCTTCAAGATGCGAGAG ATGTTCTTCGAAGATAACATTGACAACGCCAAGTATTGTGGCCACCTCTACGGTCTCGGTACGTCTTTCATCGTAAATGGTAGCAGCAACACGATCAACAGCAGCACCAACAACAGCTCCAGTACAACGCTGGGAACAAACGTTAACactaatgtgacttccggtaccggaaccgGTGGTAACAGCAACAGTGGCAGTACTAATTCCActgtcaacaacaacaacaatgcaaacaataacaacaacagcaacacgaACAGCGGTAGCAACACTAACTATCATGATAACGGCGAAACGAACACGACTTCATGA